A genomic region of Kribbella sp. NBC_00382 contains the following coding sequences:
- the gap gene encoding type I glyceraldehyde-3-phosphate dehydrogenase yields MTVRVGINGFGRIGRNFFRAVQASGADIEVVAVNDLTDNQTLAHLLKYDSILGRFPGDVSATDTDISVGGHTFKAFAERDPANLKWSDVGADIVIESTGFFTDATKAKTHADNGAKKVIISAPAKNEDLTIVMGVNHELYDADQHTVISNASCTTNCLAPMAKAIHDEFVIQQGLMTTVHAYTQDQNLQDGPHSDLRRARAAAINVVPTSTGAAKAIGLVLPELKGKLDGYALRVPVPTGSATDLTVNVGRETSVEEVNAAVKAAAEGALKGYLRYTEDPIVSSDIVTDPASCIFDAGLTKVLGNQVKVVGWYDNEWGYSNRLVDLVNYVGASL; encoded by the coding sequence GTGACCGTACGCGTAGGTATCAACGGCTTCGGCCGGATCGGCCGTAACTTCTTCCGCGCCGTGCAGGCGTCCGGTGCCGACATCGAGGTCGTCGCCGTCAACGACTTGACCGACAACCAGACCCTGGCCCACCTGCTCAAGTACGACTCGATCCTGGGCCGTTTCCCCGGTGACGTGTCCGCCACCGACACCGACATCAGCGTCGGCGGCCACACCTTCAAGGCGTTCGCCGAGCGCGACCCCGCGAACCTGAAGTGGTCTGATGTGGGCGCCGACATCGTGATCGAGTCGACCGGCTTCTTCACCGACGCCACCAAGGCCAAGACGCACGCCGACAACGGCGCCAAGAAGGTCATCATCTCCGCCCCGGCGAAGAACGAGGACCTGACCATCGTGATGGGCGTCAACCACGAGCTCTACGACGCGGACCAGCACACGGTCATCTCGAACGCGTCCTGCACGACGAACTGCCTCGCCCCGATGGCCAAGGCCATCCACGACGAGTTCGTCATCCAGCAGGGCCTGATGACCACAGTCCACGCCTACACCCAGGACCAGAACCTGCAGGACGGCCCGCACTCCGATCTGCGTCGCGCCCGCGCCGCGGCGATCAACGTCGTACCGACCTCGACCGGCGCCGCCAAGGCGATCGGCCTGGTCCTGCCGGAGCTCAAGGGCAAGCTGGACGGCTACGCGCTGCGCGTCCCGGTCCCGACCGGCTCCGCCACCGACCTGACCGTCAACGTCGGCCGGGAGACCTCGGTCGAAGAGGTCAACGCCGCCGTCAAGGCCGCGGCCGAGGGTGCGCTCAAGGGTTACCTGCGGTACACCGAGGACCCGATCGTGTCGAGCGACATCGTCACCGACCCGGCCTCCTGCATCTTCGACGCCGGCCTGACCAAGGTGCTCGGCAACCAGGTGAAGGTCGTCGGCTGGTACGACAACGAGTGGGGCTACTCCAACCGTCTCGTCGACCTGGTCAACTACGTCGGCGCCTCGCTCTGA
- the whiA gene encoding DNA-binding protein WhiA — MAMTAQVKSELTSIQVTKPCCRKAEVSSVLRFAGGLHIVSGRIVVEAELDSGAAARRLRKDIAEIFGHPSDVVVISPSGIRKQTKYVVRVVRDGDALARQTGLVDNRGRPVRGLPPAVVSGASCDAVAAWRGAFLAHGSLTEPGRSSSLEVTCPGPEAALALVGAARRLGIGSKAREVRNVDRVVIRDGDAIGALLTRLGAHESVLAWEERRMRREVRATANRLANFDDANLRRSARAAVAAGARVERALEILGDDVPDHLQVAGKLRLEHKQASLEELGQLHEPALTKDAVAGRIRRLLAMADKRAADLGIPNTEANLTPDMLDPA; from the coding sequence ATGGCGATGACAGCACAGGTGAAGTCCGAGCTGACCAGTATTCAGGTCACGAAACCCTGTTGCCGCAAGGCCGAGGTGTCTTCCGTGCTGCGGTTCGCGGGCGGTCTGCACATCGTGTCCGGCCGGATCGTGGTGGAGGCCGAGCTCGACAGCGGCGCCGCCGCGCGGCGGTTACGCAAGGACATCGCGGAGATCTTCGGGCACCCGTCGGACGTCGTGGTGATCTCCCCGTCGGGGATCAGGAAGCAGACGAAGTACGTCGTACGGGTCGTTCGTGACGGTGATGCGCTGGCGCGGCAGACGGGCCTCGTGGACAACCGTGGGCGTCCGGTCCGGGGTCTGCCCCCGGCGGTCGTCTCCGGCGCGTCCTGCGACGCTGTGGCGGCTTGGCGCGGTGCGTTCCTGGCGCACGGCTCCCTGACCGAGCCCGGCCGGTCCTCGTCGCTCGAGGTGACCTGCCCCGGCCCGGAGGCCGCGCTGGCTCTCGTCGGCGCCGCACGGCGGCTCGGAATCGGGTCGAAGGCGCGTGAGGTCCGCAACGTGGACCGCGTGGTGATCCGTGACGGTGACGCGATCGGCGCGCTGCTGACGCGGCTCGGCGCGCACGAGTCGGTACTGGCCTGGGAAGAGCGCCGGATGCGCCGCGAGGTACGCGCGACGGCGAACCGGCTGGCCAACTTCGACGACGCGAACCTGCGCCGTTCCGCGCGGGCTGCCGTCGCGGCCGGTGCGCGGGTGGAGCGGGCGCTGGAGATCCTCGGCGACGACGTACCGGACCACCTGCAGGTGGCGGGCAAGCTGCGGCTGGAGCACAAGCAGGCCAGCCTCGAGGAGCTCGGCCAGCTGCACGAGCCGGCGTTGACGAAGGACGCGGTCGCCGGCCGGATCCGTCGTCTGCTGGCGATGGCCGACAAGCGCGCCGCCGACCTCGGCATCCCGAACACCGAGGCCAACCTCACCCCGGACATGCTCGACCCGGCCTGA
- a CDS encoding SigE family RNA polymerase sigma factor, translated as MRRRDEPEFTEFATAVIGRLRRTAYLMCGDWHRAEDAAQDALVRIYRRWPRLNREHGLNTYAHKVVVSAVLDQAKRPWRRERATAEPAEPLRPEPGLDPAGTIDTRQLVVAALAQIPAGQRACVVLRHYADLSIEESAEVLGISPGTVKSQTARGLAHLRELLASLERIPS; from the coding sequence ATGCGAAGACGCGACGAACCGGAGTTCACCGAGTTCGCGACCGCCGTCATCGGGAGGCTGCGACGAACGGCGTACCTGATGTGCGGCGACTGGCACCGGGCCGAGGACGCGGCCCAGGACGCCCTGGTCCGGATCTACCGCCGCTGGCCCAGGCTCAACCGCGAGCACGGCCTCAACACCTATGCCCACAAGGTCGTCGTCTCGGCCGTGCTCGACCAGGCCAAACGACCCTGGCGCCGCGAACGCGCGACTGCCGAGCCGGCCGAGCCGCTGCGGCCGGAGCCGGGGCTGGACCCAGCCGGCACGATCGACACCCGGCAGCTGGTGGTCGCCGCCCTGGCCCAGATCCCGGCCGGTCAGCGGGCTTGCGTCGTCCTCCGGCACTACGCCGACCTCAGCATCGAGGAGTCGGCCGAGGTCCTCGGCATCAGCCCAGGGACCGTCAAGAGCCAGACCGCCCGCGGCCTCGCCCACCTCCGCGAACTGCTCGCCAGCCTCGAAAGGATCCCGTCATGA
- a CDS encoding gluconeogenesis factor YvcK family protein, giving the protein MTRAPRVVALGGGHGLAASLSALRQVTDQLTAVVTVADNGGSSGRLRKELGVLPPGDLRMALAALCRDDEWGRTWADVLQHRFRSDGELHDHAVGNLLIVALWELLGEAVDGLDWVARLLGAQGRVLPMSAVPLDITARVIGLDPEHPEAITEIRGQAEVATTNGQVVDVSLDPADPPACPEALVAIAEADWVVVGPGSWFTSVIPNLLVPALSRGLQETSARRLLTLNLGEQKGETDGFSPETHLEVLAAHAPDLRIDVVLADEEHVPDPASLARTAESLGAELVVADIADDERHLHHAPDKLAKVYREIFG; this is encoded by the coding sequence GTGACGAGAGCCCCACGGGTAGTCGCACTGGGCGGCGGGCATGGACTCGCCGCCTCGCTGTCCGCACTGCGTCAGGTCACCGACCAGCTGACCGCCGTCGTCACCGTTGCCGACAACGGCGGCTCGTCGGGCCGGCTCCGCAAGGAGCTCGGGGTACTGCCACCCGGCGACCTGAGGATGGCGCTGGCCGCGCTGTGCCGCGACGACGAGTGGGGCCGCACTTGGGCCGACGTCCTGCAGCATCGCTTCCGCAGCGACGGCGAGCTGCACGACCATGCGGTCGGCAACCTGCTGATCGTCGCGTTGTGGGAGCTGCTCGGCGAGGCCGTCGACGGTCTGGACTGGGTGGCCCGCCTGCTCGGTGCTCAAGGGCGCGTACTGCCGATGTCGGCCGTACCGCTCGACATCACCGCCCGGGTGATCGGACTCGACCCCGAGCACCCCGAGGCGATCACCGAGATCCGCGGCCAGGCCGAGGTCGCCACCACCAACGGACAAGTGGTGGACGTCTCCCTCGACCCGGCCGACCCGCCGGCCTGCCCCGAGGCGCTGGTCGCCATCGCCGAGGCCGACTGGGTCGTCGTCGGCCCCGGCTCCTGGTTCACCTCAGTCATCCCGAACTTGCTGGTACCGGCCTTGTCCCGCGGCCTCCAGGAGACCAGCGCCCGTCGCCTCCTCACCCTTAACCTGGGCGAGCAAAAGGGCGAGACGGACGGCTTCTCCCCGGAGACCCACCTCGAAGTTCTGGCCGCCCACGCCCCCGATCTCCGCATCGACGTGGTCCTGGCCGACGAGGAGCATGTCCCAGACCCCGCGTCCCTGGCCCGTACGGCGGAATCGCTCGGCGCGGAGCTCGTCGTCGCCGACATCGCCGACGACGAGCGCCACCTCCACCACGCCCCCGACAAACTGGCCAAGGTCTACCGCGAGATCTTCGGCTAG
- the rapZ gene encoding RNase adapter RapZ has protein sequence MDESSGNLIIVSGMSGAGRSSVADVLEDLGWFVVDNLPPMFLTTIVEQIVGTGASPRLAIVVDVRTGMFFDELGSAIQDLRTKGYRPVTLFLEASDDVIVRRQESVRRPHPLQGEGRLLTGIQRERELLGDIRAGADMVIDTSNLNIHQLAAKVVNAFGDEDNAELRATVVSFGFKYGIPVDADVVADMRFIPNPYWQPDLRPMTGQDRPVSDFVLGHPLAQQFLQNYVDVLDTLRTGYLNEGKRFVTVAIGCTGGKHRSVAMAEEIGKRLREKGSPTLVVHRDLGRE, from the coding sequence ATGGACGAGTCGAGCGGCAACCTCATCATCGTGTCCGGGATGTCCGGCGCGGGACGGAGCTCGGTCGCGGACGTACTGGAGGACCTCGGCTGGTTCGTGGTCGACAACCTGCCGCCGATGTTCCTGACCACGATCGTCGAGCAGATCGTCGGCACCGGCGCCTCGCCGCGGCTGGCGATCGTGGTGGACGTCCGGACCGGGATGTTCTTCGACGAGCTCGGCTCGGCGATCCAGGACCTGCGGACCAAGGGCTACCGGCCGGTGACGCTGTTCCTGGAGGCCTCCGACGACGTGATCGTTCGCCGGCAGGAGAGCGTCCGGCGGCCGCACCCGCTGCAGGGCGAGGGCCGGCTGCTGACCGGGATCCAGCGCGAGCGCGAGCTGCTCGGCGACATCCGGGCCGGCGCCGACATGGTGATCGACACCTCGAACCTGAACATCCACCAGCTCGCCGCGAAGGTCGTGAACGCCTTCGGGGACGAGGACAACGCCGAGCTGCGGGCCACCGTGGTGTCGTTCGGCTTCAAGTACGGGATCCCGGTCGACGCCGACGTGGTGGCCGACATGCGCTTCATCCCGAACCCGTACTGGCAGCCCGACCTGCGCCCGATGACGGGTCAGGACCGGCCTGTGTCAGACTTCGTGCTCGGTCATCCGCTGGCCCAGCAGTTCCTGCAGAACTATGTGGACGTGCTGGACACGCTGCGGACCGGTTATCTGAACGAGGGCAAGCGATTCGTCACGGTCGCGATCGGCTGCACCGGGGGCAAGCACCGGAGCGTCGCGATGGCCGAGGAGATCGGCAAGCGGCTGCGCGAGAAGGGTTCACCGACGTTGGTAGTGCACCGGGATCTGGGGCGGGAGTGA
- the uvrC gene encoding excinuclease ABC subunit UvrC: MADPSSYRPAPGSIPDSPGVYRFSDAGGRVIYVGKAKNLRSRLSSYFQDLVNLHPRTQTMVTTAAKVDWTVVANEVESLQLEYSWIKEYDPRFNVKYRDDKSYPWLAITLNEEYPRVMVGRGPKKKGVRYFGPYSHAWAIRETVDLLLRVFPMRSCSKGVFNRHRQIGRPCLLGYIGKCAAPCTGQVSQEEHRKIVEDFSSFLSGQTATYIRRLEKEMKAAAAELEYERAAKIRDDLSALDKALAKNAVVLGDGTDTDVIALSEDPLEVAVQIFYVRGGRIRGQRGWIADKADGDATTADLVERFIQQMYAGEGPDAIPREILVPTLPSGEEALVEWLSEFRGSRVAIRVPQRGDKKDLMATVERNALQTLTMHKTKRASDLTTRNLALEEIQAALDLPEVPLRMECYDVSNLQGTEVVASMVVFEDGLPRKSEYRRFVIKGVDGQNDVASIAEVLTRRFKRMLEDRAGIPEGEDPTAYLIDPDTGRAKKFAYTPSLVVVDGGPPQVAAARQAMDELGLGDIPVCGLAKRLEEVWLPDDEDPVIFSRTSEGLYLLQRLRDEAHRFAITHHRNRRSKSMVESVLDEVAGLGEVRRKTLLKHFGSLKKLRQATVDEVAELPGFGRRTAESVVLAVNSAATKADTSRAPSVNTATGEILDDDGPELTGLRHGDPNGEI, translated from the coding sequence GTGGCTGATCCCTCCTCCTACCGTCCCGCCCCGGGGTCGATTCCCGACTCGCCCGGTGTGTACCGCTTCAGCGACGCCGGCGGCCGGGTGATCTACGTCGGCAAGGCGAAGAACCTGCGCTCGCGGTTGTCGTCGTACTTCCAGGACCTGGTCAACCTCCACCCGCGGACCCAGACGATGGTGACCACCGCGGCGAAGGTCGACTGGACCGTGGTGGCCAACGAGGTCGAGTCACTGCAGCTGGAGTACTCCTGGATCAAGGAGTACGACCCGCGCTTCAACGTGAAGTACCGCGACGACAAGTCGTACCCCTGGCTCGCGATCACCCTCAACGAGGAGTACCCGCGGGTGATGGTCGGCCGCGGACCCAAGAAGAAGGGCGTCCGGTACTTCGGTCCGTACAGTCACGCCTGGGCGATCCGGGAGACCGTCGACCTGCTGTTGCGGGTGTTCCCGATGCGCTCGTGCAGCAAGGGCGTCTTCAACCGGCACCGCCAGATCGGCCGGCCCTGCCTGCTCGGGTACATCGGCAAGTGCGCGGCGCCGTGCACCGGCCAGGTCAGCCAGGAGGAGCACCGCAAGATCGTCGAGGACTTCTCCTCGTTCCTGTCCGGTCAGACCGCGACGTACATCCGCCGGCTGGAGAAGGAGATGAAGGCAGCGGCGGCCGAGCTGGAGTACGAGCGGGCCGCCAAGATCCGCGACGACCTCAGCGCGCTCGACAAGGCGCTCGCCAAGAACGCGGTCGTCCTCGGCGACGGTACGGACACCGACGTGATCGCGCTGTCGGAGGATCCGCTGGAGGTCGCAGTACAGATCTTCTATGTCCGGGGCGGCCGGATCCGGGGCCAGCGCGGCTGGATCGCGGACAAGGCCGACGGCGACGCGACGACCGCCGACCTGGTCGAGCGGTTCATCCAGCAGATGTACGCCGGCGAGGGTCCGGACGCGATCCCGCGGGAGATCCTGGTGCCGACCCTGCCGTCGGGGGAGGAGGCCCTGGTCGAGTGGCTGTCCGAGTTCCGTGGTTCGCGGGTCGCGATCCGGGTGCCGCAGCGGGGTGACAAGAAGGACCTGATGGCGACCGTCGAGCGCAACGCATTGCAGACGCTGACCATGCACAAGACCAAGCGGGCCAGCGATCTGACCACCCGCAACCTCGCGCTGGAGGAGATCCAGGCCGCGCTCGACCTGCCAGAGGTCCCGCTCCGGATGGAGTGCTACGACGTCTCGAACCTGCAGGGCACCGAGGTGGTCGCCTCGATGGTGGTCTTCGAGGACGGGCTGCCGCGCAAGAGCGAGTACCGGCGGTTCGTGATCAAGGGCGTCGACGGCCAGAACGACGTCGCCTCGATCGCCGAGGTGCTGACCCGGCGGTTCAAGCGGATGCTGGAGGACCGGGCCGGGATCCCCGAGGGCGAGGATCCGACGGCGTACCTGATCGATCCGGACACCGGCCGGGCGAAGAAGTTCGCCTACACGCCGAGCCTGGTGGTCGTCGACGGTGGCCCGCCGCAGGTCGCGGCGGCCCGGCAGGCGATGGACGAGCTCGGCCTCGGCGACATCCCCGTCTGCGGCCTGGCCAAACGGCTCGAGGAGGTCTGGTTGCCCGACGACGAGGACCCGGTCATCTTCTCCCGTACGTCGGAAGGCCTGTACCTCTTGCAGCGGCTGCGCGACGAGGCGCACCGGTTCGCGATCACGCATCACCGCAATCGCCGGTCCAAGTCGATGGTCGAGAGCGTGCTCGACGAGGTCGCCGGGCTGGGCGAAGTACGGCGGAAGACGCTGCTCAAGCATTTCGGCTCGCTGAAGAAGCTCCGCCAGGCCACCGTCGACGAAGTGGCCGAGCTGCCCGGATTCGGGCGCCGGACGGCGGAATCCGTCGTACTCGCAGTGAACTCCGCGGCAACGAAGGCCGACACTTCCCGTGCACCGTCGGTCAATACCGCGACGGGCGAGATACTGGACGACGACGGGCCGGAGCTCACCGGCCTGCGCCACGGGGACCCGAACGGGGAGATCTGA
- a CDS encoding S8 family peptidase produces the protein MSPVTTPRRLRAVGGATAAMALAVAGLVATTTSSQAGVIPPDSSTAAVRGANSPTAVPGSYIVVLSGSRSAAETRVTTQNLATSYDAKVRKQFSASIKGFSASMSPEQAKKMAADSRVAFVQQNQKFTANQDDPPWGLDRTDQRDLPLDKKYEPSATADNVNVYVIDTGIYAAHKDFGGRASVGTDTVGDGQNGVDCMGHGSHVSGTIAGTNFGLAKGAKIFGVRVLDCNGSGTTETVVAGIEWVTANAKKPAVANMSLGGGADAALDAALKASIASGVTYAVAAGNDSSDACNSSPADEPSAITVGATDDKDAKATFSNWGKCVDLFAPGVDIESVGITSPDSTAKMSGTSMATPHVAGGIALYLSAHPDAKPADVATALLGATTPDKVGDPGTGSPNKLLYVGKVDPATR, from the coding sequence ATGTCCCCAGTGACAACACCCCGTCGGCTGAGAGCCGTTGGCGGCGCGACAGCAGCCATGGCGCTCGCCGTTGCCGGTCTGGTCGCCACAACGACCAGCAGCCAGGCCGGGGTGATTCCTCCTGACTCGTCAACTGCCGCAGTCCGTGGAGCCAACAGTCCGACCGCCGTCCCGGGCAGCTACATCGTCGTCCTGTCCGGATCCCGCTCGGCCGCGGAGACCCGGGTGACCACGCAGAACCTCGCGACGTCGTACGACGCGAAGGTGCGCAAGCAGTTCAGCGCCTCGATCAAGGGCTTCTCGGCGAGCATGTCGCCGGAGCAAGCCAAGAAGATGGCTGCGGACTCACGGGTGGCGTTCGTCCAGCAGAACCAGAAGTTCACGGCGAACCAGGACGACCCGCCGTGGGGTCTGGACCGTACGGACCAACGCGATCTGCCGCTGGACAAGAAGTACGAGCCCTCGGCAACTGCTGACAACGTCAACGTGTACGTGATCGACACCGGGATCTACGCCGCCCACAAGGACTTCGGCGGCCGTGCGTCCGTCGGCACCGACACCGTCGGCGATGGGCAGAACGGCGTCGACTGCATGGGCCACGGCAGCCATGTGTCGGGCACCATCGCCGGTACGAACTTCGGGCTGGCCAAGGGCGCGAAGATCTTCGGCGTCCGGGTGCTCGACTGCAACGGCTCCGGCACGACCGAGACCGTCGTGGCCGGGATCGAGTGGGTGACGGCCAACGCGAAGAAGCCCGCGGTCGCGAACATGAGCCTCGGCGGCGGGGCCGACGCTGCCCTCGACGCGGCCCTGAAGGCCTCGATCGCTTCCGGAGTCACCTATGCAGTTGCTGCGGGCAACGACTCTTCGGACGCCTGCAACAGCTCGCCGGCGGACGAGCCGTCGGCGATCACTGTCGGCGCGACCGACGACAAGGACGCGAAGGCGACGTTCTCCAACTGGGGCAAGTGCGTCGACCTGTTCGCGCCGGGCGTGGACATCGAGTCGGTCGGCATCACCTCACCTGACTCGACCGCCAAGATGAGCGGTACGTCGATGGCGACCCCGCATGTCGCCGGCGGCATCGCCCTGTACCTGAGCGCGCACCCGGACGCCAAGCCGGCCGACGTCGCCACCGCCCTGCTGGGTGCGACCACCCCAGACAAGGTCGGCGACCCCGGCACCGGCTCCCCGAACAAGCTCCTGTACGTCGGCAAGGTCGACCCAGCCACCCGCTGA
- a CDS encoding Rieske (2Fe-2S) protein, with protein MSDDRTAELARAIDTLRDRRAVLRGAAVAGLAGVSVPLLAACGSDGASDTPAAGGTTSGPASTPTSAPSSSGTPSSGGGGAVLGPVGDVPVGGGKVFDKIVVTQPKAGEFKAFTAVCTHAGCLVRTVENNTINCPCHGSKYSAEDGSVQGGPAPSPLAAIQVTVSGGNILGPA; from the coding sequence ATGAGCGACGACAGAACGGCAGAACTCGCCCGGGCGATCGACACGTTGCGTGACCGGCGGGCGGTGCTCCGCGGCGCAGCGGTCGCCGGTCTCGCCGGCGTCAGCGTGCCGTTGCTCGCCGCGTGCGGCAGCGACGGCGCGAGCGATACGCCGGCCGCCGGCGGCACGACGTCCGGGCCGGCCAGCACACCGACCTCGGCGCCTTCCTCCTCCGGTACGCCGTCCAGCGGCGGCGGGGGAGCGGTACTCGGCCCGGTGGGCGATGTGCCGGTGGGTGGCGGCAAGGTGTTCGACAAGATCGTGGTGACGCAGCCGAAGGCCGGTGAGTTCAAGGCGTTCACGGCGGTCTGCACGCACGCGGGCTGCCTGGTCCGCACGGTGGAGAACAACACCATCAACTGCCCGTGCCACGGCAGCAAGTACAGCGCCGAGGACGGCAGCGTCCAGGGCGGCCCGGCACCCTCCCCGCTCGCGGCGATCCAGGTCACCGTCTCCGGCGGCAACATCCTCGGCCCCGCCTGA